In the Setaria italica strain Yugu1 chromosome VI, Setaria_italica_v2.0, whole genome shotgun sequence genome, one interval contains:
- the LOC101779786 gene encoding angio-associated migratory cell protein isoform X1, with protein MSISGELPGEGSDGEEEVFINEEDIIHEITIDDEDLPDRDDDDEDGGDGMGDSEDVDDSTYIFQGHKDEVFTVACSPTDASLVASGGKDDRGFLWRIGSAEGALELTGHSDTVSTVAFSSDGNLLACGSFDGQINVWNTAIRSLHGTLEGSGSGFEWLKWHPRGHLIIAGSEDCNVWMWNADHNAFLNTFAGHSSTVTCGDFTPDGKLICTGSDDATLRIWDPRSAQSRHVVRGHGYHTDGLTCLSITLDSQTVVSGSKDNSVHIVNVNSGQVVGSLVGHTNSIECVGISSSYGWAATGSMDQKLIIWDLAHQSSRCICEHDEGVTSLAWLGSSRYVASGCIDGKVRIWDSLSGDCAREFSGHADVVQSLATTADGNALVSASTDGSARVFDISMFK; from the exons atGAGTATCTCAGGCGAGCTTCCCGGCGAAGGctccgacggcgaggaggaagtCTTCATCAACGAGGAGGACATCATCCACGAGATAACCATCGACGACGAAG ATCTCCCCGaccgcgacgacgacgatgaagacggcggcgacgggatgg GTGATTCAGAAGACGTTGATGATTCTACATACATATTTCAAGGCCACAAAG ATGAAGTCTTCACTGTTGCGTGCAGTCCTACAGATGCATCACTTGTGGCTTCTGGAGGCAAAGATGATAGAGGATTTCTGTGGAGGATTGGATCAGCAGAGGGTGCTTTGGAGCTGACTG GACATAGCGATACTGTCAGCACCGTCGCTTTTAGTTCAGATGGAAATTTGTTGGCCTGTGGAAGTTTTGATGGGCAGATAAATGTGTGGAATACAGCTATACGTTCTCTTCATGGAACCCTTGAGGGTTCTGGGTCAGGTTTTGAG TGGCTTAAATGGCATCCACGAGGACATTTGATAATCGCTGGATCAGAGGACTGTAATGTATGGATGTGGAATGCTGACCATAATGCCTTTCTTAATACCTTTGCTGGACATAGTAGCACAGTGACATGTGGTGATTTTACTCCAGATG GTAAACTTAtatgtactgggtcggatgatgCAACTTTGAGGATATGGGACCCAAGAAGTGCACAAAGCAGACATGTTGTTCGAG GCCATGGCTATCATACTGATGGATTGACATGCTTATCAATTACTTTGGACTCACAAACAGTTGTTAGTGGCTCCAAGGATAATTCTGTGCACATTGTGAATGTAAACTCTGGCCAG GTCGTCGGTTCATTAGTCGGCCACACCAATTCCATCGAGTGCGTTGGCATCTCATCAAG CTACGGCTGGGCAGCTACCGGGAGCATGGATCAAAAGCTCATCATCTGGGACCTCGCGCATCAATCAAGCCGCTGCATTTGCGAGCATGAC GAGGGCGTGACATCGCTAGCATGGCTGGGTTCGTCAAGGTATGTTGCGTCAGGATGCATCGATGGCAAGGTGCGCATCTGGGACAGCCTCTCTGGGGACTGTGCCAGGGAGTTCAGCGGCCATGCAGATGTGGTGCAGTCGCTGGCCACCACCGCCGATGGCAACGCCTTGGTCTCGGCCTCAACAGATGGCTCCGCCCGTGTGTTCGACATCTCCATGTTTAAGTGA
- the LOC101779786 gene encoding angio-associated migratory cell protein isoform X2: MSISGELPGEGSDGEEEVFINEEDIIHEITIDDEDLPDRDDDDEDGGDGMEDVDDSTYIFQGHKDEVFTVACSPTDASLVASGGKDDRGFLWRIGSAEGALELTGHSDTVSTVAFSSDGNLLACGSFDGQINVWNTAIRSLHGTLEGSGSGFEWLKWHPRGHLIIAGSEDCNVWMWNADHNAFLNTFAGHSSTVTCGDFTPDGKLICTGSDDATLRIWDPRSAQSRHVVRGHGYHTDGLTCLSITLDSQTVVSGSKDNSVHIVNVNSGQVVGSLVGHTNSIECVGISSSYGWAATGSMDQKLIIWDLAHQSSRCICEHDEGVTSLAWLGSSRYVASGCIDGKVRIWDSLSGDCAREFSGHADVVQSLATTADGNALVSASTDGSARVFDISMFK, translated from the exons atGAGTATCTCAGGCGAGCTTCCCGGCGAAGGctccgacggcgaggaggaagtCTTCATCAACGAGGAGGACATCATCCACGAGATAACCATCGACGACGAAG ATCTCCCCGaccgcgacgacgacgatgaagacggcggcgacgggatgg AAGACGTTGATGATTCTACATACATATTTCAAGGCCACAAAG ATGAAGTCTTCACTGTTGCGTGCAGTCCTACAGATGCATCACTTGTGGCTTCTGGAGGCAAAGATGATAGAGGATTTCTGTGGAGGATTGGATCAGCAGAGGGTGCTTTGGAGCTGACTG GACATAGCGATACTGTCAGCACCGTCGCTTTTAGTTCAGATGGAAATTTGTTGGCCTGTGGAAGTTTTGATGGGCAGATAAATGTGTGGAATACAGCTATACGTTCTCTTCATGGAACCCTTGAGGGTTCTGGGTCAGGTTTTGAG TGGCTTAAATGGCATCCACGAGGACATTTGATAATCGCTGGATCAGAGGACTGTAATGTATGGATGTGGAATGCTGACCATAATGCCTTTCTTAATACCTTTGCTGGACATAGTAGCACAGTGACATGTGGTGATTTTACTCCAGATG GTAAACTTAtatgtactgggtcggatgatgCAACTTTGAGGATATGGGACCCAAGAAGTGCACAAAGCAGACATGTTGTTCGAG GCCATGGCTATCATACTGATGGATTGACATGCTTATCAATTACTTTGGACTCACAAACAGTTGTTAGTGGCTCCAAGGATAATTCTGTGCACATTGTGAATGTAAACTCTGGCCAG GTCGTCGGTTCATTAGTCGGCCACACCAATTCCATCGAGTGCGTTGGCATCTCATCAAG CTACGGCTGGGCAGCTACCGGGAGCATGGATCAAAAGCTCATCATCTGGGACCTCGCGCATCAATCAAGCCGCTGCATTTGCGAGCATGAC GAGGGCGTGACATCGCTAGCATGGCTGGGTTCGTCAAGGTATGTTGCGTCAGGATGCATCGATGGCAAGGTGCGCATCTGGGACAGCCTCTCTGGGGACTGTGCCAGGGAGTTCAGCGGCCATGCAGATGTGGTGCAGTCGCTGGCCACCACCGCCGATGGCAACGCCTTGGTCTCGGCCTCAACAGATGGCTCCGCCCGTGTGTTCGACATCTCCATGTTTAAGTGA